The Zymoseptoria tritici IPO323 chromosome 4, whole genome shotgun sequence genome includes the window TCGAGTACGCACTGCAATGCTGCCGCAAAATGCAGGAAGATCGCATCAAGAGCATGGCGCCTATACAGAAGATAACGGATCAGCTGAATGCGTATGAAGATGCCTGGCATGCGAAGGTGAGTGGAGCCGAATCTGGTCGAAGTGATCCGTACTGACCCATAATCACAGCACTCCATCTGGGCAGAAGATTGTCGCTCGTGGTACAAGGATAACACCCGGGACGGCCGTGTCTTCGTTTGGTGAGTTGAAAAAGCCCGGGAACAGCACTGACCGTATGTATATGTACTGACAAGATACACAGGCCCGGATCTATGCTCCACCATCTCAAGTACTTGAAGCGGCCTCGCTACGAGCACTACGAGATCGAGTATGACGACCCGGACAATATCTTTGCATTCTTGGGCAACGGGAAGACGATCAGCGAGGTGAAATACGGCCCTCAAGTCCCTGTGCCATATATCCGGATCAATGAGGATGAACTCTGGGATATTGAGTGAGAGTACTGTACGACTGTATATCAGCTTCCAACACCCGACCTTCGCGTGCCCTTCACTTACCTGCACGCCTGTCAGCCTTTCTATCTGTCTTCCGAGACCGATTAGTGAGCCCAACTGTACGACTATCAAGCATGTCTTCTTAACAGCCCTGCATCATTGACTTGGAAGCATACCTGTTAGGGTGTTCTCTCGAGTCCATTACCCACGACTTCGGTTCATGCAACCAAGTAGGTaaccctaaggacgacataCAGCGGAGATCGAGTCCCGAAAAGGCAAGCGCTCCGGGCCGAGGCATCCGGTAACCCTATACTAGGGTCGTCGGCTAAACTACGACCGTAAGACGAAAGGCctcgttcttcttcaacctcaCTCCATACTGTATATACATTCGACGTTGAATCCAATCCGATTGCAATCGCGTATTCTGACATCATGTCCACTTTCAAGAGTGTCCACCTCGCTAGTCGACCAAAGAACCACATCGAGCCGGACACGTTCACCATCAAAGAGCATCCAGTCCCTAACGCCGCGAACCTCAAGGATGGCGAggtcatcttctcctccaattATCTCAGTCTCGACCCGGCAATGCGAGGCTGGCTCAACGACACCCGCTCGTACATCCCACCCGTCAAGATCGGAGCCGTCATGAGAGGTAATGGTGTTGGCAAAATCCTCGCGAGCAGATCTTCCAAGTTCTACGAAGGAGAAACCGTCTCTGCAATGTGCGGCTGGAGTGAAGTCGCCGTGCTGAAAGAGGACCAAGTTGAGAAGCTGAATCTGCCATCTAATGCAACCATGACCGATTCTTTGGGAGCGTTGGGAATGACTGGATTGACTGCATACGTATGTGGCATCATCCCCATCCGAAAGTGGCCATAATGCTAAGTCTTGCAGTTTGGAATCTTGGACGTCGGCAATATCAAGGCCGGCGACTTCGTAGTCGTGTCAGGTGCGGCAGGTGCCACTGGCAGCGTTGTTTGTCAAATCGCCAAGCTGAAAGGCTGCACCGTCCTTGGAATCGCGGGCTCAGACGACAAGTGCAAGTGGCTTGTTGACGATCTTGGCTGCGATAACGCTCTTAACTACAAGGACCCGAGCTTTGCCAAGAATTTCCGCGCTGCCACGAAGAAGCAGTTGATCGATGTGTTCTTTGACAACGTCGGTGGCGAAGTCCTTGACCTTGCACTGTCGAGGGCGAAGGAGCACTCCCGATTCGTCATCTGTGGAGGGATCTCACAGTACAACACCAAGGAAGCTCAAGGGTAAGTCCACCTATGGCGGATCGCCTGTCGTGGCGCTCAAGACTGCTCTACGGACCGCGACGGGTCTCGCGAGGTGTTGAGCGGTGTTCACTTGTGAGCATAAACTGACAAACACTTTTCAGCCCGAAGAACTACCTCATGATCATCTCGATGAGAATCCGTATGGAAGGCTTCGTCGTCTTTGATTACGAGAAGCAGTACCCGCATGCGCAGAAAGAACTGGCACAGTGGCTGGCAGATGGGAAGATCAAGAGGCAGGAGACCATCATCAAGGGTGGTATTGAAAAGATGCCAGAAGCTTTGGGCTCCTTGTTCGAAGGAAGGAATACAGGTATGTCGCATGCTGTTGAGGTGTTGTGGTGCAGCTCGCTGACTTCTTCAGGTAAAATGATGGTCGAAGTCAAGGCACCGGCTTCAGGGGCACAGTCGAAGCTGTAATGCTGCGTGACCACGTATAACGATACGGCGATGAAGGTCGCAAGGCTCCACTACCACAGAGTGAAGATAAATGATCGTGACAGGATACTATGATGCGGTGAAGCGAACACATGCAGCTGACGTTCGGTATCTAGATCATCACATGCAAAGAGCAGGAAAGATCTGCCCGATCACTCCTCGATTCACCAAACCTGCCAACACTACTTCACATGCTTGGACGTTCACCTTTCTCTTGTGAGCTCGGCCTTTATCAATCTCTATAAGTTGTTTTAGAGCAACCAACCCATCTTGTCTTCCAACCAACGACTCCGACTCATCTACCATCCAACACTTCACCACCAAGTCCAACATGGGAAACCCAACCAACGCACCCTGCGACCACGGTTGCCTTGACAAGGAAGTCTGCGAGCACAAGTGCTGCAAGTCCGCCGCAGAGATGCCCGCGCCTCCACAGCAGTCCACTGCGACAGATCCCGCCACTCCCAAGGGGTGGCAGGATAGGCTGGACGCTCTCAACTCGCAAATTGCTCTCGGGGCCAAGGTTGAGCGCGGCGAACATGTCGCCGCAGCCGCTCACGCCgagcatctcctcctcgtacGTTACCGATCACAAAACATTGACAGACCGCGCTGACGGTCGGCATCTTCACGGCAGAACCCACACGCCATTCCCGCCTCCCATGCGCTGTGCCACATCATCATCGCGCACGACAAGCAGGGCGCGGCTCGCAAGGCACACATACTCGCTGCCAGGGACCTTTTTCGCGAGTACCTGGCCACGTGTGACGATCAGGACCGCCTGTCAGTGATGTCTGCGATGCTCGCCTGCGAGGTGGAGCTCGCTCATACCTAGCGCAGCTCAACCAGAAGTGGAACGGAGGTGTCCCGTTCTGAACGAGACCAGGCCATTGAATGCCCAACAATGCGGCGACTATCCCGTCGATCAAGGTAGCGAACAACACGAGCACGAACAGCCCCGGAAGCTCTCCGAATGGCATATCCGAAGACCAGACATGATTTGCGCCAAATTTGCGAGCCAACACGACCAAAAAAGTAGCCGCGCAGCGTTCATCATATGCGGCAAAAGCCTCAACGATTTCGACCCGACACCAAAAGCGCACATGATTTTGTTTGCAGCAGTCCTTCTGCATCATAGCTTACGCCTACAATTCAGATCACGAACAACTGTGCGAAGCACTCGCTTCGTCCTCATTGACTATTTCGAGTTTCTGGATTTGTGAGCTGAAATAGCTGCTCCAAGATGCTTTCCACCGAGCTCTTTTGATAAAAATCGAGTGTCGTCGAGAGGGGAGTAATTGGCACAAGTGATGCCTCCCTGATAGCTCAAACGTATGCTATGTTAGTAAGTTCTGCGCAGACAGCCGACGATGAGTGACTGAAGGTAAGATATGTTCGCACGTCGTAGAAGTATCTTCTTCGCATTGGCCTCCAGTTCCAAGTTGTCCATAAGAATGCAGGTATGTACAAACTATCATAACATCTCCATAAATCCTTCATCACTTTGGGATCGGGTATCGCTCTCATCCTCTTTTGTCCTGTCGTCCTCGTGTCATCACATCGCATCAACTCTTTACATCGCACACACAGTGTAGACCACACCAGCAACCACGACCCAAAGTCCGCTCGACTCAACCAATTGCTGGCTCAGCGACCCGGCCGCGCCATCAGAACCACCAGGCGCAGTCGTTCCATTCGGCAAGCTGCCGTCAACAACCAAAGTGTCCGTGCCATTGACCCTCAGCTTCTGCGCGACCGATCCATTGTTCGCGATACCATTCAACCAATCCGTGTTGTTGTTCGCGTCGCATCCACATGTGCTCAGTCGTCCACAGTAGCAGTCCATCGGAAGCGACTCGTTCGTGCGCGAGGTCTGGTTGTAGTATCTGTATGGTCCGCCGAAGTTGTACGCATACGCTCCGTACAGGGCGAGGGCAGGGAAGATGGCGACTGCTCCGAGGGCGACTCCGCCGATGAGGAAGGGCGCGACGCTGCGCGTTGGAGAGCGAGAGCCGGCTTGGTAGGGCACCGCAGCACCGCCGCCGTAGTATCCTCTACCAGCTCCGAAGGCGCGAGGCGTGCCAGAGCCGGCGCGTGTGCTACCGCCGATGTTGGAGGTAGGTGCGGTGCGAGTCGAGGCGCCGCTGCTGCCTGAGCCGCTGCCAGACTTGCCGccagaggatgaggatgaggaggaggatgaggatgagctACCACCTGATCGACCGCCAGATGATgatccgcctcctccacggccgccgccaccaccgccgccttTACGTTTGAATAGCTCGGTGGCGGCTGAGGGGTTGCTGGTGAGGAGTGCTGGGAGTGCGAGGGCGTGGATCGTTGTgaagagggtgaggaggaaaaggatCGTTTGCGGGAGCTTCATGGTGAAGGTATTCGGTGGGGTGGCGTGAGATGTTGTTGTGCGCCAACGGAGGTTGACGGCGATGTAGCGACTGCGAGGTGAGGAGACTGTTCGGTATCGGTAGGAAATTGTCTGTAAAGTCGATTCTGTATGCACCGAGGTAGTGATAGGTAATGTGTGTCGTGAATACGTCGAGGAAGGTTGATGCAGGTCAGGCAGAATAGAGTGCGGCAGGAAGAGCAGGGGGTCTTTCATACAAAGTACTTGAGGTATAGACCTAGCTACGTCAGAGTAGTCCAAGATCCGCCGCCACTCTTCTCCCGACCAAGCCTTGCGATCGCTGCACAGCCCAGCAATCCATCGAAGCGAAATTCCGTCTTGGCTCGCGCATGACCGTGGATGTGGTAAAAGCATGCCGTGGTGCAGGCGGAGTCTAGCGATCGCTCATGATGAACGTGGACCAACAGGACGAAGGATCGCGGACTCTTGATCTGCGAGATCGATCCTTTGTCGTCCGTCACCGCCACTGAGCATCTCGCCAAGTGAACGTGCTTCGCCTTGTGGGTAATCGGCTGAATGCCAATAATCGAAGTCGCTATTGCTTCCAGAATGCCGCAGCTGCGAATGAAGGATTTCGTCCTCGGCCGCCTCAAGACGACCATGACGCTGTGAAGAGGCAGTGTAACATTCTTGCGGTACAGCACATGTGTGGTAGTACCGCTCACTTAGTGGTGGAAGAACCACAACCACAAAAGCACGAGAGCACGAGAGCAAGAGTTTGTTGTACAATGGTGATCGATTCAACTTGCTGGCCAGTGATCCACTAGTCCAGTCTAGTACTACAAGCACAGCCACCAACTCTGGCCGTGGAATGCTATACCACAATGCCCCAAATCTAACAGGCCTCTTTCTTGTGACCACCTCATACTGATACAGTCCGAACCAAGGCTGGTGCCTGGTCACGAGCAACGCATACCCCACAACTGTTATGACCTACCGCTTCCTCTTCGGCCGATGGCTCGGATCCCTTCCATGTTTGTCCAATCTCCTGACCGGCGGCGGTACATAGACCCAATCCTTCAGCATCCATTCCATATTCTTGATCATGAATCGGTCCACATGACCTTTGAGCTCATCGACTTCACCCTCAGCCACGCCGCCGCTCGGACCAGGTGTATTGGCTTTCGAAGGACCTTTGCTCGACCGCTCGGCGAAGTCGACGTCGTCTTGCAGGTCCTCCTTGCGGGCCTGCTGCGCAGCGAGCACGTCTTCCCGATCCTCGACAGATTCCAACGCTTGGGTCGTGGTCTTTTCCTCCCCGCCGAGGAAGCGCTCGATGGCGACTGCGACCTCGTCGTTGCCATTATCATCGTCAGGAGTATCTTGGCGAGTGGGCTGCTGGTATTCAGTCGTGAAGTGTCCATCCTGGATGACCGTCTGATCAAGCAAACTCTTCTGATTGGCGCGTCGGAGAATGTTCTCTTCGACCGTCTTTTCGCTGACCATTTTGTACACTTCGACGTCACGGACTTGACCAATACGATGAGCGCGGTCCATACATTGTCGGTCCATCTGAGGGTTCCAatcgaggtcgtagaagATGACGGAGGACGCGCCGGTCAAATTGAGTCCGACACCACCAGCGCGAGACGAAAGGATCATGCATTGGTACTTGGAGTCTGGTCGATTGAATTCGGCGGACATGATTTGTCGTCGCTCGACCGGAGTGCTACCGTCCAGGCGGAGATATGGTAGGTTCATCAAGCTCAGGAACTGCTCGAGGATGTTGAGCGTGCCGGTCATTTGGGTGAAGATCAGACTTCGTGAGCCCTTTGATTGCAGCTCTCGCAGGAGGTAGGTCAGACGTTGCAGTTTTCCAGAATCGTAGATGAGCAAACGTGAGTCCGGGAACGCAATGCTAGCGCGTACGCGAGCTTCGTGACCCcagtcttcttcgacggGATATGAGGGAGATGCCCGGAGAGCCTCTTGCAATTGTGGCGGAATAGCATAGTCTAGGATGGGAACGGTCGCAGCAGGCGGAACGAAGGTGAATCTCACAACGGTGTCCTTGAGTCTCTCGGCATACTTGTCGTAAGTTGCGATGTCCGCTTGCAGGCGTGTCGTCGCCACGGCACTCCAATCACTGGGATGATCCAATCTGAGTGGTCGGCGACCAGGACTTGGCCAGGCTTGCAAGAATCGTACCGTCGGCTGGCGGCGAGACTTGAAATTGTACGGTCTGCCGGTGCTGATCGTCAAAATCTCCCGCAGATCAGATCCGTAGACTGGAGTTCTGCCAAATGCCGAGTCCGTTGCTTGAATGCAGGCGCGCATCTGGTGCACTTTGCGTTGTCGGTCGTAGAGACGCTGCAATGCTCGAACGCCAACAATGGTGCTTGGGTCAAGGTCGTCTCCTGCGGGCACAGCCTCCAGCTTGTTGACTTCCTGCAGTAGCTGCGCACGAGCGCTGAGTTTACGTCCTCTGCTCAGTATCGCTTTGCTGCGATTCTCGTTTCCGGCGACTAGCATGTCTATTGGCGGACCGTCGCGCACGCCGAGAAGCTCCCTTACAAGCCGTTCTTTGCTGCTGTAGATCTCAAGCGGACTGGTATCCATGGCAAAGCTTGTCTGAATCGGTCTCGGATCGAACAGATCAGGATGATTGCATACACGCCTCAGACTGAGCAGCACTGCACCAGCCTGGACTCCATTACCTTTGGCAAGGGAGGCCTTGGTCTCGGCAAGACCCATATAATCCTGATAAAGCTGGCGCTGACGCTTGCTGAGCTTGCAAACAACCACACTCTCTGTCTTCTTAGGAAGATCCTTCTCCACTTCGATCTTCTTGCGTCGGAGCAAAAAGGGACGCAGAGAGACGTGCAATTGGTTGACGACGCGTTGAGCATTTTCCGAGATCTTTTGCACGCCTTGGTCAAAGATCTCCTTGACTGGATCTTTCCAGTGGCTGAGAAActcctccagctcgccatgtgatcgatcgtcgtcgccagCAGTGAGAAATGTCAGCAATGCCCAGACTTCTGCGAGGTCGTTTTGAAGCGGTGTTCCGGTCAACAGTAATCTCGCTTTTGTCCTCAAGCGGATCAGGGTCTGCCAACGCTGGCTATTGAAGTTTCGGATGTTGTGAGCTTCATCAAGGATGAGATAGTGCCACTGAACATTGCGAATGGCATTGATGTCTTGCATGGCGACATTGTAGCTGGTGATGACCACGTTGTATCCTCTCTTTTCCTTGTTTTCGTGGTGAGGATCGTTCGACCATCCTTTTCGCTTGGCCACTCGCTCTTCAAAAGTGCCGTAGTATGCTAGAACGCGGAATCCGGGCAAAAATTTGTGAAACTCTGTGACCCAGTTGAGGATAACCGATGTTGGCACAATCACAAGATGCGTGTCCCACACCTCGTGGGCTTCTGCCAAGTGGGCAAGTAGAGAGATTGTCTGAATGGTCTTTCCCAAGCCCATCTCGTCTGCTAAGATTCCATTGGTGCCGTTGCGATACAGCGATGCAAGCCAGTCGAGACCCGCATGTTGGTACGATCGAAGGGTGCCGCGCATCATGGACGGAATAGGGACCAAGGTTTTGGCACCCAAGTCTTCCACGAcgtccatctcctcgacatcttcctcggcgtcttGCTTGGGATCATCTGGAGACGGTGCTTGGCGAGAAGCATCGTCGACGGCTGGAGTGGCAGCTTGCGTCGCCTCCTGCGAATACTCGCCGTTGACATCGAGCTGAGCATCGACGCTGTCATGATCCTCGCCGGCACCAGCATTGGCCTGTTTGTCTGACCGCGACTCGGATCCAGAACGTGGGTTTTCGTTATCGCCACCATTCTCAACGCTGGTCATTGGCGTAGGCAGACCTCCATCCTTCTCCCGCAACAGCTCCTTCGGGGTGTAAAGAGCAAGGAGAGAGTTGCGCATAATTGCGGGCTCGTCATCGGCCGCATTGCTTGCAGCGTcaccatcatcgtcatcattaTCATTGTCGTCGGCTTCGTCTCCGGTACTGCTCATGTCCTCATCCGAATCGTAATCCTCGGAGTCCATGTCTGTAGACTCATCAGAAGAGAGATGCTCTTCAACTTGAAGCTCTTCCTTTGTGGGGGAAGGAGAACGTGAAGCGGCTCCACGCTTTCTCACGCGTCTTTCGGGGACGATGCTGTCTTGGTCATCACCTTCCCCACGTGGCTCGTCGACTCGAGGAGTCACTTTTTCCTCTGTTTCGCCCTCGCTCGGCGCATCATTCTTTTCCtggtcttcatcttcatcttcggcctcgtcttcatcctgTGCgacctcgcccttcttatctGGCGGTTCGGCCTGCCGCTGAGCCAGATATGCCGCCAATGTATCGTCATCCATCTcaccctcctcttcttctgcaTCCTGCACGGCGTCGCTTGCAGAATCGCTCATGTTCTCttccccttcctcctcgtcgccgtcatcctcgtcatcatcctcggAGCCCTCGACATCGCCTGTACTGTCCGTGTGTATGTCGATATCGCTGTCGACATCTGCATCTCCGCGCTGTTTGGCAAGCAAATTCTCACTCCACTCGAGCTTCTTCTGCAATTTCTCCGCTCGCAATGCTTCCTGCTCAGCTTCGTATGCCTGTCTCCTCGCCTCGCGCACATGCGCTTCGACCAAATCCCATTTTGCCTTCATATCGGCAAACACCTGCTTGGCCACCAGACGGAAGATTTTGTCCTGTTCAGCCACGATATCCTCCTCAGTGGGCCCATGAATGGTCTTCCACTTGTCAAGAGCCTCGTAGGCGATCTTCTTCGCGAGCGCGCGGTGCTGAACCTTTTCTTTCCTCTGAAGCTGCCGCAGCCAGAGCACATGCCCGACAAGATCGTCGTGGTGTCCATACTGCTGCGGAGGCTCCAATTGTCGCTCATCCTGATACAAACTGAGATGATCTCGACTAAGCACTCCACCCGGTTGAGCCTCTTTCAATATCCGCTCTCGCATTGCAGCTTCCTCGGCAGCCTGCTTTACAGCCCGCTGAGCGAAGTACTCCGCATCAGGTGGACCACGATCGTTCTCCAAGTATGGCTGCTGTAACTCTTTCAATTCCCATTCGTCCAGAAGTTGATACAGAGAGATCTGAGGCGGGTGAGCAGGAGTCCGTGGTATCGCTCTCGGCGTCGGATGATCGATCGCTTTTCGTGGAGTATTGAAGCGGAGTCGAATCTTGGGCGAGGGTTTCGTCAAGTCTTCAGGCGATGGCGACACATTGCTTCGACGAGGACCCTTGCGGACCACCGGTGTCGTAGCAGACGCATCTTCCATCTTGACATCCTGCATCGCCTTCCGCTTGGATCCAGGTTTCGGACCAGGCTTTTTGCGGGCGGGAACAGGCTCCGGCGCTGGAAACGAGCGCGTCGGTTGAAGAGCAGCAATCCGTGCCTGTAGCTCCTTTATCTTTGTACTCGTCGTGAAGCTCGCCAGTCTATCCTCGCCAGTCGTCGACTTCCCTTCGATCTCCTGCTTTTTTGGGGGCCGACCAACCGGCCTCTTCCCGTTGCTCTTCACCTCCTGCTTGGATGTCGCCAACATATCGACCTGCTTCTTACTCCTCGGGCTGATTCGCTTGGGAGGAGTCTCTCCGACATCCTTGTTGAAACGACCGCTCTTACGCTTGCCGTCCACGTTGATCGTTGTCGGACCTTCCGCCCCAAACTTCTTCCAAGGAGGACTTGCAGGTCTCGAGCGAGGCGCTGACAATTGGCTATCGCTCCGCCCTCGACCTTCACCTTCGCTCAAACCGGGCGTACCTCCCAGGTTCACACGTGCTGACACGCGTCGACCATCTGCGCTCTTCAACGTTGTCGTCTCGGCCGTGGGAAACTGCCATGGTGGGGAGGGTGCTCGCTTGCGCTTTTTGGCGGGTTTCTCGGCGACCGGATCCGGTGATGTCAACGCAGCTTCAGACTCTCGTCTCTTCGCGCTGGGTTGAGGTGCTGGTCGAAGTGTGGAGGGGTCGTCGTCGAGTTGCGGCGTGGCGTCGCGGGTGTCGGTCTCGTCTTTGATAGCAGTgtcgccatcgccatcgatCGGTCGCGTAGGAGAAGCGTTTCCATCATCATGTGTATTCGATCCTGTTCCCGTATGAGGAACGTCTGCCTCCACTTCAGGAGCAGAGTTCGGTATGGTCATACCGCGTCGTCCTCCCCTTCATCATCACCGGAAGAGACTCGAGCTGAACAATTCGATTGAT containing:
- a CDS encoding SNF2 family DNA-dependent ATPase (Putative Swi2/Snf2-related ATPase, component of the SWR1 complex; required for the incorporation of Htz1p into chromatin); translated protein: MTIPNSAPEVEADVPHTGTGSNTHDDGNASPTRPIDGDGDTAIKDETDTRDATPQLDDDPSTLRPAPQPSAKRRESEAALTSPDPVAEKPAKKRKRAPSPPWQFPTAETTTLKSADGRRVSARVNLGGTPGLSEGEGRGRSDSQLSAPRSRPASPPWKKFGAEGPTTINVDGKRKSGRFNKDVGETPPKRISPRSKKQVDMLATSKQEVKSNGKRPVGRPPKKQEIEGKSTTGEDRLASFTTSTKIKELQARIAALQPTRSFPAPEPVPARKKPGPKPGSKRKAMQDVKMEDASATTPVVRKGPRRSNVSPSPEDLTKPSPKIRLRFNTPRKAIDHPTPRAIPRTPAHPPQISLYQLLDEWELKELQQPYLENDRGPPDAEYFAQRAVKQAAEEAAMRERILKEAQPGGVLSRDHLSLYQDERQLEPPQQYGHHDDLVGHVLWLRQLQRKEKVQHRALAKKIAYEALDKWKTIHGPTEEDIVAEQDKIFRLVAKQVFADMKAKWDLVEAHVREARRQAYEAEQEALRAEKLQKKLEWSENLLAKQRGDADVDSDIDIHTDSTGDVEGSEDDDEDDGDEEEGEENMSDSASDAVQDAEEEEGEMDDDTLAAYLAQRQAEPPDKKGEVAQDEDEAEDEDEDQEKNDAPSEGETEEKVTPRVDEPRGEGDDQDSIVPERRVRKRGAASRSPSPTKEELQVEEHLSSDESTDMDSEDYDSDEDMSSTGDEADDNDNDDDDGDAASNAADDEPAIMRNSLLALYTPKELLREKDGGLPTPMTSVENGGDNENPRSGSESRSDKQANAGAGEDHDSVDAQLDVNGEYSQEATQAATPAVDDASRQAPSPDDPKQDAEEDVEEMDVVEDLGAKTLVPIPSMMRGTLRSYQHAGLDWLASLYRNGTNGILADEMGLGKTIQTISLLAHLAEAHEVWDTHLVIVPTSVILNWVTEFHKFLPGFRVLAYYGTFEERVAKRKGWSNDPHHENKEKRGYNVVITSYNVAMQDINAIRNVQWHYLILDEAHNIRNFNSQRWQTLIRLRTKARLLLTGTPLQNDLAEVWALLTFLTAGDDDRSHGELEEFLSHWKDPVKEIFDQGVQKISENAQRVVNQLHVSLRPFLLRRKKIEVEKDLPKKTESVVVCKLSKRQRQLYQDYMGLAETKASLAKGNGVQAGAVLLSLRRVCNHPDLFDPRPIQTSFAMDTSPLEIYSSKERLVRELLGVRDGPPIDMLVAGNENRSKAILSRGRKLSARAQLLQEVNKLEAVPAGDDLDPSTIVGVRALQRLYDRQRKVHQMRACIQATDSAFGRTPVYGSDLREILTISTGRPYNFKSRRQPTVRFLQAWPSPGRRPLRLDHPSDWSAVATTRLQADIATYDKYAERLKDTVVRFTFVPPAATVPILDYAIPPQLQEALRASPSYPVEEDWGHEARVRASIAFPDSRLLIYDSGKLQRLTYLLRELQSKGSRSLIFTQMTGTLNILEQFLSLMNLPYLRLDGSTPVERRQIMSAEFNRPDSKYQCMILSSRAGGVGLNLTGASSVIFYDLDWNPQMDRQCMDRAHRIGQVRDVEVYKMVSEKTVEENILRRANQKSLLDQTVIQDGHFTTEYQQPTRQDTPDDDNGNDEVAVAIERFLGGEEKTTTQALESVEDREDVLAAQQARKEDLQDDVDFAERSSKGPSKANTPGPSGGVAEGEVDELKGHVDRFMIKNMEWMLKDWVYVPPPVRRLDKHGRDPSHRPKRKR